The Argiope bruennichi chromosome 9, qqArgBrue1.1, whole genome shotgun sequence nucleotide sequence CTCTCCTGTATAGAAATCTCCATTGAGAGTATCTTCTAATGTCTGTATGTAACTTTTCTACTTAAATCCCTTCAAAATACAATGGGCATTATAATTTGGATCAGTTTTAGCTGCAGATGATAAATTTCCGATATTCTTTCTCCTATGTTTCTATATATCAAAGCTCCTTGTATTCCAAAATGTAATTTCTGcatagttttgttttattttttatacttaaatctaattaattttatggttaTTTACAGAATATGATCTAGTTCTATTGAGTATACTGACTTCAATGAAATCATAAATACTTTCGCGTCAAAAGcaaagatgaatttaaattatttacgaCACTTAAAACTTTCGAATAAGTAATGTATCGGAAgtaatgtatctttttttaatactgtcGCGTAAATAatgtttactaaaattataacaaaatgcgATTTTAGATGTCAttgacagattaaaaaaaatgagttaattttaaTTGATCTTTGAATCAAATCTTTAAGTGTTtatgtttttggatttttttgttttgtttcaagcTATGCACACAAGGTGCTAGATACATTATTAAGCattagtaattataaatattgataaataaatttaacaaaatgtatGAAGTGATTctacttattattatatatataacaattgccaagatttttgaatgattttatacgtattaagaaagaatttatttcaatattcatttttccaTATGAATCTTAAggggaaaaaagtaatataacttttcattattatttatatgtataggTAACTTTTCGATGGATTAAGGAAAAGTACTCCTTTTTTaagcataatataaatataaataatttttgatttgcacttttctaatatattaaaagttccacaccatcagaatttttttgaaatatttgaaatattaaaattagaatggagaaaaatttttatgtaagttGAGTACAAAACTTTCGAactgattttacaaaatatattttccaaacatcttttgaaatattcttatgataaatttgatattcaaTGATTCTCCATATATGATGAGCATCGTTaagttatttgtaatatttaaattatttcagttactatgtgtgtgtgtgtgtcttcgTGATAAAATCCTATACGATATTTCAGTTTCTTGTATACGGCATATTAGTAAAAGCCgtaaaatttttgacatttttaagaatttctttctgCACGATAAAAGAGTTCGAGAGCGATAATACAGTATTCGAGTCTACTTTGGATACAACaaagataattttgttaaatgatttttgaCAAGCTCACAAAATAAGTTCTTTATCAGTCTTTTCGCTCTTATGATAATTACAGAGACCCGAATGAATTGTattgaaagtgtgtgtgtgtgcgtgcatttTCACTGTACACTAGCTTGGACTATTTGATCTAGAGCTGCCACACTTGGCACATACATACTTCGGAGAGTGAAAAGGTGCACTTCGGtgagattgttttaaaaattaattttaaacaaatgaaattgtgGCATTATTccaagaaaatttccaaaaaaattcagcataaaaatgatttttacatcatcttaaagttaaaaagttatctttttaataatactaatgttttaacttttagattaagcttttatttttaatgaattttaaacaatatttttagttactatttcagttcaaaataaaaatcaaattttaacttcCACGAGCACGTACGTATTCatgggaaaattatttattagctcATTGCCATCATGTTGACAAAACTCAAATTGCATTATTAAACTGACTTCTACTACAAGTTAAACCcagtaaagaataattttcaagatGTATCTgcatgaaaggaaataaatatgaaacaataataGGCATATACATCTAAAATGGAAAGTGGTCTAATTGAAGTTTTTGTTACTTATGGAAGTTACCagagacaagcccactgactacgtcagcgatttaagccgagtttgtgcagtagctctGAGgttaaaggcccctgagcacccgaggtcagaagtctgacttctagttcatatgaaaatgacactcacacactcgttTACACAACTCCTTTTTAaggggagaggggggggggactctTTCACAACCTCATAGATAAAACAcaaggtaaagaacaaccatgcccgaatcaggactcgaatccgggacgcccagatcacgaagACGCGCTACTCGTAGGCCAGGACGCCTAGGGGTAATACTATTTCATGCAATATGAGTCAATGCTctgataaattatgaattttatatttttatacagacccTCGGCCCTATGAGTTGTAGCTGGGAAAAAGTTTTTGTGACactaacatttgaaataaacGAAAAGTTCagtataatgctattaaaaatgtgtGAGTTAATGAAAACAGGAATATTACTATCGTATAGAAACTTGCATTTTTAGACCATTTCATTAACCGGCTCAAAAAAGATACGCCAGTCAACGCCCAGAGATTTCCCAAGGTCAAAttggcctaaaattatgaaattattgattgtcctaaaatagtgatattcaaaatttcatagcttACCCATATTTGGTCTTagattataacaatatttaaaagtttgaatgtCAAGAATATTCATTGAATATAGCTCCATAGGACCAAAGGACTACATAAAACTCAGaccataatatttttagaagtacatttattgattgaatcaaaataaaatattatttacgtcactcaaatcttttttgaaagtaaaactataaACAGAATTTTGtgatgaaacagaaatttttattgaataatgctttaaaatatttcataaattataaagaaaatattctgcaGTGCACACAAGACTTCAATACTGAACGATTCAATTTTctgttctaatatttaaaaaaaaaacatatttggttttagcaaagaaagattttgtttcatttgaaagattAAACTTTATAGAAGCAGaactgaaaattagagagatacattaTACATTAAACAGAAGGTGTAAGGTTTCTGTAATAGAATAAGTTATAatcaattatatatcaaaattcgaagctaaaaaatatttcgctggagaagctattaagaaaccaaattacataaaatgtttaattgaaaattttaacgaacattaatcccggcgaatcagctggtcgccaaagatgactagtaaataataaataaaaaaaatttgttctggttagaaatggaaattatatgctgtaatttcatcaaaaaaatttgaagagaatttaCTCCAGTGTTTTTTTCAGTGTAAACTGTTGGCAGTTTATTACCTTGAAATAGTAAACATGAGGTAAGAACAAGGTTTGGTTTCTTGTCAAGCACGACAAAATCAAGACGCATAGAAATTCGCCAGAAgaagaatataagttaacaaaaaaaaaagagttagatgaataaaattgagtacacagatttaacataggACACAGATAgagttttgaaccaaatccaacaaaggattgaaCATATGTTGGTCTGTAACTTTAGAAGCAGGTGAACGCATTAACCAAAAgcgtaatgaaattaaatttggtgtGTAATTTTGGGATTGCACTGACTCTGTTGTGTGATTTTTTGATTTGTTGTTTCGATTCAGatttgtttcaatcagttaagTAAAACGCGTCAAAAGCACAAGtgcgattttcggatattattaagtGCATGCCAAacattaatcgccaaataagaCGCCAAGGATGGCACAATAGATGCAGAAAAAATGTAAAGCTTCTGAATTCAAGTCGAAGGTTGATATTCGTAAATCGTATGACAATGTCATGTTAGCCGTTCTCTGCCATACTTAGAATTCACGGTGGGGAGTGGGagataacatatttattacaaagtatatGAGAAGGTAATTATTATTAAGGGCATTAATTGCATGCCAAAGATTAATgtcaaggatgacacaatagatgcAGCAAAAATGTAAAGCTTCTGAATTCAAGTCGAAGGTTGGTATTCGTAAATTGTACGACAATGTCATGTTAGCTGTTCTCTGCCATACTTAAAATTCAAGGTGGGGAGTGGGagataacatatttattacaaaatatgtgaGAAGGTTTGGGGAAAACCACTGTcgttatttaacaaaatatgatgtttaatagatgatgtttttttatattttgtttattgtgcaTAGATAAATTTCTAttccttaaaattcttttttttttttttactctctccAGGTGATCAGCTGCAACAAGAACATCTGCACCTTGCAGATCACCGACACAACGGGTAGTCATCAGTTCCCTGCAATGCAGCGGCTGAATATCTCCAAAGGCCACGCCTTCATCCTCGTCTACTCTGTCACCTCGTCCCAATCCTTGGAAGAACTTCGTCCTATTTTCGAGGTCATCAAAGAGGTGAAGGGAGGCGACATGGAAGGCATCCCCATCATGCTCGTCGGCAACAAGTGCGACGAGACGGAAGCGAGGGAGTTGCAAACCTCCATCGGCCAAGACCAGGCGAAGAAGTGGAACTGCGGATTCATGGAGACATCGGCGAAGACCAACTTAAATGTGAAAGAGCTCTTTCAGGAACTGCTCAACATGGAGAAGAGACGGAATGTCAGCCTCAACATGGACACGAGCAAAAAGAGGTCCCAACTAAGGAAGGAAAAATTGAAGGGCAAATGCTCGCTCATGTGAATGAACGGGTGGGATTTATCCTtcgatgacaaaaaaaaaatggcagatcgaattattttttgaaaaaacttgaAGAATATCCCCTTATCCTTCGGAATGTCAGTTAACtaaacatcaatttaaaaaatcaattcttatttttaacattatatattctatttcccAAACCAAACTCTACATCAATTCtgagttacatttaaaaaatcaaatcatacaGGTTTTATACATAATTCCATTAAGATTTTTGGCTGTTTTACCATTGTATCAATTCtcgattaaataatttcataccaTTCCTTTCACATATTTCTCAAagattagttttgaaaatagtttggtctgtcattttttttaaattcagataaactttaaaatatttaagataatgtgGAAGTCTAATAATTATGATTTGTATTTTCCACTGTGTGTCTgttaatataagatatatttagtTGTACATGACTATAAAGTCAAAAGAAAAGATCAAACATAAGGAGATTACTCATtatcattacattattataatttgatattagatgcatggaattatatattttttctgctaGTAGCATggtattcgaaatattttatttccaaagataGTAACCATTGCCTTTGCAGGTAGACATTTTCTGTTTAACAACCACATGTcgaaagatattttgaatattgtaacCGTATGCTATAACTGCTGTTATGAAAGTAAGAGTTTGGTATATTTGCTTGGAAGATGATTTTTCCGTTGAAGattgattgatattttgaaatatcgatgtagtaattattattttgcatcgcATTTGGATGTTTTCCAAGAAAGACGTAAAGATAGTTGGGCTCTGGAGGATTTTTGCTTTTGCGGTTTAACATCTATAACTAAGACCAATGGCGGCTTAGAATTGTTTTACCAACATGCAGATTCTTCTTTTTATGACGAAGGCCTCGAAATTACTCTGGAACTTAAGTAactgttttgtatttaaaaaaaagtgaagcctTGTCGATGCAAAGGCTGACATTAAGAGGAAGGATTTAAAGTAATCGAACGCCAAAAGAACAAAATGGCTGATAGTTTTTCACAACAAAatgtgattttatataaatatttccgaTTCAGAGTTTGAAAGCATTCATTTTAgatcatagaattttattttcaatttctgaatTCATATATTCATCACCCTTTCTGAAGTAGTAAAAGCGAATTTTTACTGCATTCTGCTAATGGTGTAGGAGCTTAGCCATTTACTAGGAAGCGTGGAACAGTTTACGTACATACGGGAGATCTCATTCTTTACTCACGTAAGAAGCACgaacaaattcataaataaaacaaatggtaCAAGTAAATTTTTCCTGAACTTTCCAAGAATACgtgaatgtttaattaatgtttatgcCTTTACAAAATCATTTCACTCTTTCCTTCTTGCTGAAGTAATTGCACCTAATTATGGGGTGTTcctaataaaatgtatacaaaatttgaaaaattgtatatcaaagcttcataactcaaactaattaaaacattaattgttcTCCAAACTATTGTATTAACTAATTtacatcttaaattatttaacacattgataaataattaatatcatgaaTTAATCGATTGCCTATTTAAATTTCTACTGTATTAGGGCGAAGATTGAATAAAGATTTTCCTCTATATTATCGAAGTCTTACTccaatgtattttgtatttaagtaTACATCAAAACCAcagcttaaaattcaattttagcaacaaagaaaatttaatgatacaTTGCAGAAGAATATACTAACATACCAATTGTTATATTTAGAAATGTATGTAATTTTATCCGTTTATGTTATCATCAACGGCTAGATAACACTTCGAGCTCTTCCGAAATTCTACAGTAGTATTCAATAGTATAATGATGAAACTTTGATATATGTTGACCATTTATTGCGTaatttattatcagttgtgtATACATTTCTAGGATACCCTGTACTTTACCATAAAATCgtacagcaataaaaatttacatttttataaatttttaaataatttcggaGTGATATGTAATTATATAAGTAGATTTGATTCAATATGAACTTGCTTTATTCAGATCTCTGCATCATCTtcttctttattcaaatttttaaaatcatctggtTGGGTCTATACGCattataattatcttattaaaagatttataactACCTAAATTGCATAAACAGAACAATTAAAAGGCATCATTACAGCTTTTCAAcatatttatagacatggcagaaaaaagtattagattttgTAAATCATTCCAAATTCTAATGTAAATTATGGTTGGTCTTATTGGTAGTTTTTCCAATCTGGTctggtataaattatttttcctcctTATCAAAAACTAACTCAGTACTCAAGTCATAAATAATGTTCTCTTTTACGTTTGATCCAAACAGGGTAACGTATGCAAATCTCTTGCATTTGCAAGAGCAATATTTCCTGAAGAAAAGCGTGATATAAATGGGCTGAACTCCACTTGATGGACCCATTCATATCGCCAAGGATGCCAATAGTGCCAATTCACCAGAATTGCAAGTGTATAAATCAACAAGGCAAAATGTTAGAAAACAAATCATTGACAGAGTTGCTAGAAGAACTGCTCCGCCTGTTTGTTTGAATTACCATATTGATGCTTAATGCAGAAGgcacattaaaatagatttcaatcaaGAAATAGAGCTAGTAGTGAGCTATGCTTCTTAGTAATCAGcgcaaaactttaaattataatttggttTATTACTGTCACTTAAagtttaaaacatcaaaatatgtgatttaaaaaaatagattttatgacCCAGCAATATGTATTGGCTGTTATCAAATGATAAAATAGCTTTAATTCAGAATAGAATGCTTATTCTCGCCAAATATTAATGCATAATcaattcagattttattatttcaatttcccaGATTTATCTTCTATTACAAGGTCTTCTGAAGGCTTACCTAGAATGTAGCCATTTCATGTGATATTACCATCATATGATCATCATaactatgtataaaatttaattccatgcTGTCTTActctattctaaaaaaaaattatttatttttccttctacaAAATGTCTTGTAGATTCCAAAATATAACTCGGCATCACGGAAATATGAATTGACtctatttttgaatcaaattaaacAGTCATACCAAAATCTCAAAGTATATATCTTTCTTTAGGGAAAAACAGATCTATAAGGCAGATTTCTGCTGCCTTTCCTTCTATCTCCGTGAAATGGAAAACCAACCACCATTCTAAGGAAAATCTACCATCAATATAAATACCTTTTAGAATCAAATGTATATCAAAATCTTAGACTTTGTTTTTGCCATgcgataaaaattcaaatagcaaTCTCCCAAAATTGGGAGATATAAAACTTGATTCCCGTTTCCATTGTGTACAAAATAATCGATTGTTTTAGCATAGCAGGAGAAAAAACGTGTACACTCACGATAGCATTCGTCCCATATAGATGAGAAATTTCAATTTCTCACTTCTGTTGATTATCACTGACCAAGTGTATAAACTTGCTTCACATATCGAGACTTGTTGAGTTGGTATACAGGGAAGTCGATTAAGAATGATAATTTACTATAATGcctatattaaaatgttttgcaaatgttaataaatactatatataaGCATGTTCGTATGTTATACAAATACTCTGTGTTACGCCTAATGGTTAGTCTACAGTGACAGCTCGTACATAATAGGTAAATAAGAAATAGACTTGTAAATATGTCTAATATTGTTTTTCAACATGATATCAACGATTATTTACGAAGATGAAAGGCAGTTGATATTGCCAAAGCAATACATTTACACATAACtcctattttctttatttcattgtttgatttCTGCCTTATATTACACGTATAGTATGGCCACACTTTCAGAATCTCATTTGAAGCTATCCATAAGATGGGCATATCACAATAACGTGAGAAACCTAATATTCACGAAAGTTAATCAGAGTTATCGTTTGCTATCTAGTGCAACAATGCTATGGCAGTGGAGACAACTCACGAAACATGATTGCCACATGACAAACTGAACATTGTGATAATTGTACCGTGCAGTGAcagcatatatttttcttctcttgaaAGATGCCAGAATTTCTAAAATCTAGTATCAAATCGGAAGTATGTCATGTGGTCATAAACTGACTCCTTAGTACTGAATTGACTCTAAAGATTGCAGTTCTGATTTACCGCATGGATTGCTAATAGCAAGATTCTTGCTGTTGCAGCACTGAGAAAAATGTTTCTCCAAATAACGTCTCGTAAAAGACGAATGAGAACATGATTCCAGGCTCAATTTCTTTCTCAAACATTTTCTGATTGCTGACATATTTGCTTTGAATGTCCATTTGAATAGTTGTACAATGCCCGCTTCTGCGAAGATTGCTGATTTTGTGGCCGTACTATTAAAGGCATTGATGCTGCGGCGTAAGAGTGCCTGCTATTGTTTCTTTTGTGCATAGAAATTGTAAATACGTGCAATGGTGCATTTCTATTTTCTTCGCACAACTCACGGAAAATGAATTGTGTTCAGCTGCAATGTAGTATTTGCATCTTGATTAGCACGCagtattatatatatctatatataatggTTTGAAACATAAACTCATTTTAGTGGGCAATGAGATGTACATTTGTTGAACGAATTCAATTGTAGTAACTAATGCGCAAATTTTGGTCCAACTCTCAcctcaaatagaaaattttcttaactcCTTAAGGGTAATCTTGAGCCCTGGAGAATCTTAATGCTATCTGAAAATGCATTAGCGTATATGAAGCTAAAGCTATTGCTgcaaaaaatttacttataaacatATGGTTGATGCTTTAAAGCTTATGCCAGCTTCATAGAACATAAATGAACCATTTTAAAACTTATGAAGATTCATACATGCTCATTTcggtaattaaaatatataacaagcAATATATCCAAAAAAGTTCTAATTGATAGGGAGATTTTGCAAAGTGCCAAATATGGCCACATGTGGCCATAATTTATACTTGCACAggatatttttaaacacattcgCTTACTAAAAATCATACTATAAATacgtttcaagaaaaaaaaactttctaatgtTACTTTTGGAGAATTTGAAAACTTACCCCATTAAAAGTTGGATATCGTGCtcaaaatactattttcaattttgctttgGCAACAGTTCTTGATCCTCCTGGTGATCGTCGGCCAGAATGGAGCATATAACTGCAATTTGACTGACTGGTCGTATATGCATATTAAAAGTGAGGTCTAGTTCCACATTTATCtctaataaagtttaaattatctAACAACGTGTTCCAATTaggaattttattcttcatttatttatttatttttaactctcaACAGGCTTCAAGCAAAGGGATGTAGCAAGTATTCAAATGCCTTACggtaaaaaagatgtaaattaggCATTTATACATTGTTATTGTAAAGAATTGTATATTCTTtacaatcattttgaaaattctttcaaatattcatgtgcaagaataaattaatttaaaaatacaaaattttgcatttttaaaaattatttttcattagtcaactaaaattactttttaaccaTATCGTtgtatgaattttgtaaaaatacaaattgttacattttttttaattatttttaccaatcaactaaaattattttttgactatATCGTTGtgcatttttttgataatttctaatcAATCAGCAAAATTGCTATTAGCGCATATCATTGTATAGATATTTTGCAACATCATCTACAACAGGAAAGAAATATAGaacaattctatatttaaaaactttaaagattCATTGAAATCTATGCGAAGATTCATTTAATACCTCACATACAATATTACTGTACCGTGTAATCAAACCACCACTGAAAGTAGAACTTATTCAGGTGAATTCTTACTGCGCTAATGTCAGTTAATTTAAGAGCTTTTTCCAGAACGcacatcaaaaatttaatggCCTACAC carries:
- the LOC129983804 gene encoding GTP-binding protein Di-Ras2-like, which encodes MSVLTTTLAGRVSMPEQSNDYRVVVFGAGGVGKSSLVLRFVKGTFRESYIPTIEDTYRQVISCNKNICTLQITDTTGSHQFPAMQRLNISKGHAFILVYSVTSSQSLEELRPIFEVIKEVKGGDMEGIPIMLVGNKCDETEARELQTSIGQDQAKKWNCGFMETSAKTNLNVKELFQELLNMEKRRNVSLNMDTSKKRSQLRKEKLKGKCSLM